In the genome of Malania oleifera isolate guangnan ecotype guangnan chromosome 5, ASM2987363v1, whole genome shotgun sequence, the window ACTGTTAGATTATTTATATGATTCAGATCGCAccacttgatcttataaaaaaaaatataagattaattttaagtcatccGATCATGATCAATGATCACAATCTCGCAACTAAATGCTTGTGCGCCAACTAAATGCGCCACTAGTGCCTCATAGCCTACGCCACGAATGCGAGCGCGTGCATGTGTGGCGTGTACTAGAGTACATATTAGCACTATCTCTACACCAACTTTAAGATAATATTTTACCTTATCATTTATTGATAACTTTTCTTTTTTCACtctttccaatgtgagacaaacccACATAACATTAAATGCTACTCATAAGTgctttaaaaaatatagaaatggaagactttgaaaacccataaaatcgatcattttagaaaatatttcaacaacaaTAAATATATTGTTTTGATATGAGTTATTGTTATTCTTACTACATTATTGAAAAAAGGTTTGAAAAATAGTCTATTTTCATATATTGCAGTCTCCGTTGAAAAAtagaaaacatgaaaaaaaaattgaaattgcaAATTTAACAATATATGTGTAAGTAGTAAGTATATTTCATATTTAACAATtgcattttaaatccttttttatgtttttatttttattaataaagtgaaaataaaaaatgaaattatatAGGATCCTTTCgggtaaaatattttaattgaaaaaataaaaaaaaaagaaaaataaggagaaaactcatttttcGTCATATTTTTCTcttataattaaatactacaaaaAATTGAAGgcttattttaatataaaaattaaaatttttttaaaaatctaatactgtgtaaaattaaaattttgtacaTGAATTtggtatataaatatatatatatttatattcttcataatcaaacaaaatttttttttaatattttattttttaataataattttcaaatttcaaatttgccCTTAAtgaattaaaaagtaaaaatgtGACACGTCAATACTATATTTTGAATAACAGTTGGAGAAAGGGAGGTGGCAAATTAAGATCACAGTGCCTTGTTTGCACGTTCTCCatttttgcattattttaatgtcatGTATGCGCTTATAAAATGAGGggtctccttctccttctccatctccatctccatctccatctccatctccatctccataGCAGAGAAAAAAGCAAAAGAATAATAACAATAATCTGAGAATATCAATTTTCTTTTCAATGGCGGGTTTGAAGGTTCACGGTCCTCCATTTTCCACATGCCTCATGAGAGTTGTGGCTTGCCTCTACGAGAAGGACCTCCAGTTTGAGCTTGTGCATGTTGATTTCAACACCCGCCAGCAGAAGACCCAACCTTTTCTCTCCCTCAATGTAAGTAATCCCCACTCCCCACCTACCCTTTTCCTAGTTTCCCTCTGTTTGCTTCCCGAGAAATCAACTTCTTCACAATGAAATTTTAACTGATGCGTATGGGAACTGGCCCATGctcccttttctttccttttcctttattCATCGTTCTTAATAAGGTACTGTTTGGGAGCCTGCATAATTTCAGGACTTTGATTTGAATTCTCTCTCTGATATGGCGTTTTACTTCTTACGACTGTGTTTTTGTTTTGGCGCAGCCGTTTGGTCAAGTCCCAGCCTTTGAAGACGGAGACCTCAAGCTCTTTGGTACATAgtctttttttgtttattttttggatatATCGCGCTCATGCCATTGATGGGTATACAATGGTTTGACTTGCTACGGTATGCAGAATCAAGGGCAATAACGCAGTACATAGCACACGAGTACGAGAGTGCTGGGACTCAGTTGGTTTGTGCCGACTCGAAAAAGATGGCCATCGTAGGGGTGTGGACAGAGGTGGAGGCCCACCAGTTCAACCCCGCGGCAGCTCGACTCACAACTGAGCTACTTGTCAAGCCAGCGCGAGGTGTGGCTACCGACTCAGTTGCGGCGGAGGAGAATGGGTCAAAGCTAGCTAAGGTTCTAGATGTGTACGAGGCTCGGCTGGCTCAATCCAAGTACCTAGCTGGGGATTGTTTCAGCTTGGCTGATCTGCACCACCTCCCCTGCCTTCACTACTTGATGGGGACACGTGTGAAGGAGCTATTCGAGTCGCGCCCCCATGTAAGTGCGTGGTGTGCCGATATTCTAGCTCGACCGGCTTGGTCAAAGGTCCTCGCATTGCAAAAGAAGGCATAatcgaaaaatattttacactgACGATTCTTCCATAGAACATTTGAAATCCTCTAATTACAAGATATTATGATTTTTGAACCTTCACGTTATAATTCGGTATTCTATACCGAACCATATCTCATACTCGTGTGAGTTAAAGTCCTAACATAGCATCTTGCAGTTGTCAAGTTTCAAATTTTATGGGGAGAAATTAtcttttaaagtattttttttttcttttttcaatcttAGTAAGTGAATAATGGTGGTGGGGCTTGTATGAACGCACCTAACAATAATAATTTCCTTTCTTGAGGATGTTGTGGCTGAAGAATTCTAGGTGCCTCGTGTTTGGTATTTGGTGTTTGGGGGATGACCATGTGTTCTTTGAATGGTTGTTCCATGCGTACAAACTTTCCAATTTGGAATTAAAATCTGCATAAGTTGGGAGCTACCATTCAACAAGTGGAGTTAAGTAGAATGTGGGAATGTAGGGTGCATTTATGTTTTCATGGTTAGGGTTTATAAAGTTGGACTAGTATTAGATTTGTAGGTTCAATAAGGATATTAGTTATCACTTTTTCTACAAGTTTAATTTGTTAAATTGTGAGCCAACACtgtatattaagctttaacaCTCTCATACTAGCAGTTCGCCAACACATGGCGGAGAGAAGCACACGATAATAATGCCCATTACaagaaatataataattttttattcaatAAACGCAGCCAACAACTAGAACTTAGAACGTCATGGTAACcaactttcatatcatattagagtacCACTTTCCCTGAAAGTTCAAACTAATAGGTTTGTCGGCTAACAATATATATTAGACATTAACAAAGTTATGGTGCTATACTTGTTTGATATTTGGATTGTCACTTATAAATTACAAAACTTTTCATGAGATTATCCTTATTATGTTGTTTAAAGCATGAAATTTATATCTTAAATTTGGATGGAATAtgatacaaaattatattgagtttttcttttttataagcTTACACAAAT includes:
- the LOC131154800 gene encoding glutathione S-transferase-like encodes the protein MAGLKVHGPPFSTCLMRVVACLYEKDLQFELVHVDFNTRQQKTQPFLSLNPFGQVPAFEDGDLKLFESRAITQYIAHEYESAGTQLVCADSKKMAIVGVWTEVEAHQFNPAAARLTTELLVKPARGVATDSVAAEENGSKLAKVLDVYEARLAQSKYLAGDCFSLADLHHLPCLHYLMGTRVKELFESRPHVSAWCADILARPAWSKVLALQKKA